The genomic DNA cgcacacaccgtgttgtgaatatctttttttttctctcttttgtttAAACAGTTCCTCTCGCGCATCAGGATGCATATGCacaggaaaaggaagaaaaagtgtGGAGCCACTAAACACACTGTGGCCAACAAACAGGTGATGTCGCTGCATCGGCAGCGGCTTTTCTTTTAAAAAGTtgcgaaaagaataaaaaagtggAGGTGGAGGAAGAAAAGTGGGTggggatggtggtggtggtggcggccctcaaacgcacagaaaaaaaaaaaagcattgccaGGAGGAAAGGGCTTTGTCCGCAGCTGCActgcggaaaaaaaaatgcaaactgcAGCCCTCTCCCCGGTACTGAAAAAACATTAACAAGGCCCTTTCTCAAGTaggcgcacacatgcacacacaaacatacgcacacacacgcacacgcagacTCACGCAGTTGGGAAGAGCAGGGCTTTTTCAAAATAAATAATGCTATGAGACATGAGCACGCGGGATACAGCTCCAGCAGGCCGCCTCCCCGAGAGTCCGACCGAGCAGGCAccgacccccccctccccctctgccTCCCTGCAGCTCTCGAAAAGACGGGGGCGCGTGTGTGTTCTCGATGGGGGGTGTGGGGTAAAAAGGGGGTTGGACACGCCGTTGGAGGGGGAGGTCTCGCGCCCATCTTTGCTTGGCGGCAGGCAGGGGCGCTTTGCATAGGTGCTACAGCTTGTTCTCGGGATGGGGGAGGCAACAATCCACAGCGGCCGTCGAAGAAGAGAACCTTTTTTTTCCCAAGGCACACTACAACGAGGAGATAAGAGGAAAAAAACCCAGCGAAGGCGCGCGCGCACACCCAAGTCCGACGACGTGGAAATGGCCCACACTTCTGCACCTGTACACACCCAGACATGCGTGTAGTATATGTATATACATTATGTATATCCGTATGTTATATTATTCCACTACTGTaacatcacatttttttttttgcaacacacTCGGTAAAGAAGGGGCAGGGGAAAGGGGGGGGATGGGGAGTcagccgaaagaaaaaaaaacaccttccACCCTAGCGCAGCACCCCGAGAGCATTCTGCTGTGACCTTTTGGCTTCCTCCTCAGCGATCTGCTGCTCGATCAGATACTGGGCCGTGGAGACGGCATTTGGCGTGCCTGTGATGCTGACGATGCGGTTGCGTGTGCCCGGTGCAAACGTGCCCTTCTTGGAGATCTGGATGGCGGCGCCGCTGAAGCGCTGGATCTCAACCAGTGACTTCCCCCCCGGTCCCAAGATGGCCCCCACAATGTTCTCCCCCACCTCGAGGTCTCGCTTGACGGCGTCCGAGCACTTGTCAGCCGCGGAGGGTGGCGGCGGCGACTTGCACATGGCCCCCTGTGACGGCACCAGTGCTGTGCCCAGCCCGAATGAGTTGTTGTTGACCGGCATGCCTCCCCCGGCGCCGTTGTTGGCCGCCGCACCAGGCGAGCCTAGCGCGGGCGAGTTCCGCCGGAATGGGTCAAACACCATGTCGCCGTGGTAGCGCTCCGAGCGGGGCGACCCGAAGCCGCCGCTGCCGACGGGGCCGAAGATACCCGAGCTGCTGGCAACCACTGGTGGCGTGGCGTCCATCGGCGAGGTCGGGTAGACTTGCTGCGGTGGCGGTGGCTGCGGTGGGCCCTGTCCCATCATGGCCCCATTGGCACCCGCTAGGAGTGCTCCAAGGCTGGAGCCCAGCACACCATACGTCGCCAGGGTACCCATGGCTGTCGCAATGTCGGCCGTTGCCTGCTCCGTGTAGCCGTTGCTCCTCAGCACCGCTTTGACGTTCTCTAGAAGTTGCGCCACGTTGGCACCCGGAAACGGTGCTGGCACCATGGAGCCTGCGGCTCCGCTAAAGTTTGCCGTCGGGCTTAGGCTGTTGAGGCTCCCGCTCGAGCTGTAGCTGGCTGACGAGTTGTTCACCGTGGAGTGCACGCTCGACGGGTTGGCGTAGGGCGAGCCCGTCGGGTTGAAGTTGGCCACGGGCCCGGTCACCTCGGCGTAGGATACGTGCAGGCAGCTGCCGCTCTGCGGGTCCTCCACGATTTTGGCCAGGATGAGCTGGCAGGCCTTCTTGTTGTTGTCCATCTCACCAATGACGGTGATGCAGCGCTCGGCGAGGGCGTGGTCCTTGGACTTCTGAGAGATCTGCACGTACGCACCACTCTCTTCCTTGATCTGCTTGATGTAGCTGCCCCCCTTGCCGATGATCATGCCCGCCGTGCTGTTGGGCACCAGGATCTTCACCTGCGTGCATGCGTGCAATGTAGCTCAGCAATGCTTAAGGACAACTttctttatgcgaagcatactagccgcacaaccacgctcttccttgctgcgccgcgcgcggccgcgtagctaccgt from Dermacentor albipictus isolate Rhodes 1998 colony chromosome 7, USDA_Dalb.pri_finalv2, whole genome shotgun sequence includes the following:
- the ps gene encoding RNA-binding protein Pasilla isoform X3, with product MAWMRAWSDEKARSRCFEALGGCPANSESGNGTFHFKILVPAVAAGAIIGKGGETIALLQKEAGARVKMSKSNDFYPGTTERVCLITGSVEGVLRIHEFIMEKIKEKPDPTAKIAIDFDHKQPAEREKQVKILVPNSTAGMIIGKGGSYIKQIKEESGAYVQISQKSKDHALAERCITVIGEMDNNKKACQLILAKIVEDPQSGSCLHVSYAEVTGPVANFNPTGSPYANPSSVHSTVNNSSASYSSSGSLNSLSPTANFSGAAGSMVPAPFPGANVAQLLENVKAVLRSNGYTEQATADIATAMGTLATYGVLGSSLGALLAGANGAMMGQGPPQPPPPQQVYPTSPMDATPPVVASSSGIFGPVGSGGFGSPRSERYHGDMVFDPFRRNSPALGSPGAAANNGAGGGMPVNNNSFGLGTALVPSQGAMCKSPPPPSAADKCSDAVKRDLEVGENIVGAILGPGGKSLVEIQRFSGAAIQISKKGTFAPGTRNRIVSITGTPNAVSTAQYLIEQQIAEEEAKRSQQNALGVLR
- the ps gene encoding RNA-binding protein Pasilla isoform X4 → MEQLRRRASGNGTFHFKILVPAVAAGAIIGKGGETIALLQKEAGARVKMSKSNDFYPGTTERVCLITGSVEGVLRIHEFIMEKIKEKPDPTAKIAIDFDHKQPAEREKQVKILVPNSTAGMIIGKGGSYIKQIKEESGAYVQISQKSKDHALAERCITVIGEMDNNKKACQLILAKIVEDPQSGSCLHVSYAEVTGPVANFNPTGSPYANPSSVHSTVNNSSASYSSSGSLNSLSPTANFSGAAGSMVPAPFPGANVAQLLENVKAVLRSNGYTEQATADIATAMGTLATYGVLGSSLGALLAGANGAMMGQGPPQPPPPQQVYPTSPMDATPPVVASSSGIFGPVGSGGFGSPRSERYHGDMVFDPFRRNSPALGSPGAAANNGAGGGMPVNNNSFGLGTALVPSQGAMCKSPPPPSAADKCSDAVKRDLEVGENIVGAILGPGGKSLVEIQRFSGAAIQISKKGTFAPGTRNRIVSITGTPNAVSTAQYLIEQQIAEEEAKRSQQNALGVLR
- the ps gene encoding RNA-binding protein Pasilla isoform X2, which encodes MWDSGLFTRYLLQQRGAEQGRPFSRRAARRPEGNGTFHFKILVPAVAAGAIIGKGGETIALLQKEAGARVKMSKSNDFYPGTTERVCLITGSVEGVLRIHEFIMEKIKEKPDPTAKIAIDFDHKQPAEREKQVKILVPNSTAGMIIGKGGSYIKQIKEESGAYVQISQKSKDHALAERCITVIGEMDNNKKACQLILAKIVEDPQSGSCLHVSYAEVTGPVANFNPTGSPYANPSSVHSTVNNSSASYSSSGSLNSLSPTANFSGAAGSMVPAPFPGANVAQLLENVKAVLRSNGYTEQATADIATAMGTLATYGVLGSSLGALLAGANGAMMGQGPPQPPPPQQVYPTSPMDATPPVVASSSGIFGPVGSGGFGSPRSERYHGDMVFDPFRRNSPALGSPGAAANNGAGGGMPVNNNSFGLGTALVPSQGAMCKSPPPPSAADKCSDAVKRDLEVGENIVGAILGPGGKSLVEIQRFSGAAIQISKKGTFAPGTRNRIVSITGTPNAVSTAQYLIEQQIAEEEAKRSQQNALGVLR
- the ps gene encoding RNA-binding protein Pasilla isoform X1, which encodes MATGLGGVNGCPDPDIGDSRKRPLDSELDIGATKRSHHGGGNGTFHFKILVPAVAAGAIIGKGGETIALLQKEAGARVKMSKSNDFYPGTTERVCLITGSVEGVLRIHEFIMEKIKEKPDPTAKIAIDFDHKQPAEREKQVKILVPNSTAGMIIGKGGSYIKQIKEESGAYVQISQKSKDHALAERCITVIGEMDNNKKACQLILAKIVEDPQSGSCLHVSYAEVTGPVANFNPTGSPYANPSSVHSTVNNSSASYSSSGSLNSLSPTANFSGAAGSMVPAPFPGANVAQLLENVKAVLRSNGYTEQATADIATAMGTLATYGVLGSSLGALLAGANGAMMGQGPPQPPPPQQVYPTSPMDATPPVVASSSGIFGPVGSGGFGSPRSERYHGDMVFDPFRRNSPALGSPGAAANNGAGGGMPVNNNSFGLGTALVPSQGAMCKSPPPPSAADKCSDAVKRDLEVGENIVGAILGPGGKSLVEIQRFSGAAIQISKKGTFAPGTRNRIVSITGTPNAVSTAQYLIEQQIAEEEAKRSQQNALGVLR